One Coffea arabica cultivar ET-39 chromosome 5e, Coffea Arabica ET-39 HiFi, whole genome shotgun sequence DNA segment encodes these proteins:
- the LOC140006841 gene encoding B3 domain-containing protein REM5-like, with protein sequence MWNHQHSMRNHLSRSKKDTTVHEKDAKKGGRITINGLTLQDPSIECRGRDHTSVSGSKMRSGCATNNQQGESRVISRFFKFIAPDFEAELRLSPRFCRELYEKIPEQAFLESRKGFREVTIGKRSNGLLTLGGEGWKSFIHDHELKFGDFMVFEHTGGMVFKTYVFDPSACEKDYSSAGSENLTTNKVPCAQPLTLPNVAGIKEEEAEGAVGPYNPHFRITINRSNLRRNVLTIPSKFVKSKYLNQKTSVTLRNASGGEWQVKLAAYRTGSKAAYYTKVVMAKGWGDFHMSNQLKIGDVCLFELDRSTALGSPSNAVMNVQVMSNNIPSTS encoded by the exons ATGTGGAATCATCAACACAGCATGCGAAATCATCTTTCGAGAAGCAAGAAGGATACAACAGTCCATGAGAAAGATGCAAAAAAAGGCGGGAGGATAACTATCAATGGCTTGACACTGCAAGACCCGTCAATAGAGTGCAGAGGCAGAGACCACACAAGTGTCTCCGGCAGCAAAATGAGAAGTGGTTGTGCAACAAATAATCAGCAG GGAGAATCTCGAGTTATCAGTCGCTTCTTCAAATTCATAGCACCTGACTTCGAAGCAGAACTG AGGCTTTCTCCACGTTTCTGTAGGGAGCTGTATGAAAAGATTCCAGAGCAAGCGTTTCTAGAAAGCCGCAAAGGGTTTCGGGAAGTTACAATAGGCAAACGCAGCAACGGGCTACTAACCCTCGGCGGGGAGGGTTGGAAGAGTTTCATCCATGATCATGAACTAAAATTTGGAGATTTTATGGTTTTTGAACATACTGGTGGGATGGTGTTCAAAACATACGTATTTGACCCTAGTGCTTGTGAGAAGGACTACTCTTCTGCGGGTTCTGAGAACTTGACAACAAACAAAGTACCTTGTGCTCAACCTCTTACTCTTCCCAATGTTGCAGGCATCAAGG AGGAGGAAGCGGAGGGAGCAGTAGGGCCTTATAATCCCCACTTCCGTATAACAATAAATCGAAGTAATCTCCGCCGCAACGTCTTG ACTATCCCTTCAAAATTTGTGAAGTCCAAGTATCTGAATCAGAAAACTAGCGTGACCCTCCGGAATGCTTCTGGAGGTGAATGGCAAGTGAAACTTGCAGCTTATAGAACTGGCTCTAAAGCTGCTTATTATACAAAAGTTGTCATGGCAAAAGGCTGGGGTGACTTTCATATGTCGAATCAGCTCAAGATAGGCGATGTTTGTTTATTTGAACTAGATCGTTCCACTGCTCTTGGAAGTCCCAGTAATGCCGTCATGAATGTTCAAGTCATGTCAAACAATATTCCATCGACTTCCTGA
- the LOC140006842 gene encoding B3 domain-containing protein REM5-like, protein MWNHQHSMRNHLSRSKKDTTVHEKDAKKGGRITINGLTLQDPSIECRGRDHTSVSGSKMRSGCATNNQQRLSPRFCRELYEKIPEQAFLESRKGFREVTIGKRSNGLLTLGGEGWKSFIHDHELKFGDFMVFEHTGGMVFKTYVFDPSACEKDYSSAGSENLTTNKVPCAQPLTLPNVAGIKEEEAEGAVGPYNPHFRITINRSNLRRNVLTIPSKFVKSKYLNQKTSVTLRNASGGEWQVKLAAYRTGSKAAYYTKVVMAKGWGDFHMSNQLKIGDVCLFELDRSTALGSPSNAVMNVQVMSNNIPSTS, encoded by the exons ATGTGGAATCATCAACACAGCATGCGAAATCATCTTTCGAGAAGCAAGAAGGATACAACAGTCCATGAGAAAGATGCAAAAAAAGGCGGGAGGATAACTATCAATGGCTTGACACTGCAAGACCCGTCAATAGAGTGCAGAGGCAGAGACCACACAAGTGTCTCCGGCAGCAAAATGAGAAGTGGTTGTGCAACAAATAATCAGCAG AGGCTTTCTCCACGTTTCTGTAGGGAGCTGTATGAAAAGATTCCAGAGCAAGCGTTTCTAGAAAGCCGCAAAGGGTTTCGGGAAGTTACAATAGGCAAACGCAGCAACGGGCTACTAACCCTCGGCGGGGAGGGTTGGAAGAGTTTCATCCATGATCATGAACTAAAATTTGGAGATTTTATGGTTTTTGAACATACTGGTGGTATGGTGTTCAAAACATACGTATTTGACCCTAGTGCTTGTGAGAAGGACTACTCTTCTGCGGGTTCTGAGAACTTGACAACAAACAAAGTACCTTGTGCTCAACCTCTTACTCTTCCCAATGTTGCAGGCATCAAGG AGGAGGAAGCGGAGGGAGCAGTAGGGCCTTATAATCCCCACTTCCGTATAACAATAAATCGAAGTAATCTCCGCCGCAACGTCTTG ACTATCCCTTCAAAATTTGTGAAGTCCAAGTATCTGAATCAGAAAACTAGCGTGACCCTCCGGAATGCTTCTGGAGGTGAATGGCAAGTGAAACTTGCAGCTTATAGAACTGGCTCTAAAGCTGCTTATTATACAAAAGTTGTCATGGCAAAAGGCTGGGGTGACTTTCATATGTCGAATCAGCTCAAGATAGGCGATGTTTGTTTATTTGAACTAGATCGTTCCACTGCTCTTGGAAGTCCCAGTAATGCCGTCATGAATGTTCAAGTCATGTCAAACAATATTCCATCGACTTCCTGA
- the LOC140006845 gene encoding B3 domain-containing protein REM5-like has translation MWNHQHSMRNHLSRSKKDTTVHEKDAKKGGRITINGLTLQDPSIECRGRDHTSVSGSKMRSGCATNNQQRLSPRFCRELYEKIPEQAFLESRKGFREVTIGKRSNGLLTLGGEGWKSFIHDHELKFGDFMVFEHTGGMVFKTYVFDPSACEKDYSSAGSENLTTNKVPCAQPLTLPNVAGIKEEEAEGAVGPYNPHFRITINRSNLRRNVLTIPSKFVKSKYLNQKTSVTLRNASGGEWQVKLAAYRTGSKAAYYTKVVMAKGWGDFHMSNQLKIGDVCLFELDRSTALGSPSNAVMNVQVMSNNIPSTS, from the exons ATGTGGAATCATCAACACAGCATGCGAAATCATCTTTCGAGAAGCAAGAAGGATACAACAGTCCATGAGAAAGATGCAAAAAAAGGCGGGAGGATAACTATCAATGGCTTGACACTGCAAGACCCGTCAATAGAGTGCAGAGGCAGAGACCACACAAGTGTCTCCGGCAGCAAAATGAGAAGTGGTTGTGCAACAAATAATCAGCAG AGGCTTTCTCCACGTTTCTGTAGGGAGCTGTATGAAAAGATTCCAGAGCAAGCGTTTCTAGAAAGCCGCAAAGGGTTTCGGGAAGTTACAATAGGCAAACGCAGCAACGGGCTACTAACCCTCGGCGGGGAGGGTTGGAAGAGTTTCATCCATGATCATGAACTAAAATTTGGAGATTTTATGGTTTTTGAACATACTGGTGGGATGGTGTTCAAAACATACGTATTTGACCCTAGTGCTTGTGAGAAGGACTACTCTTCTGCGGGTTCTGAGAACTTGACAACAAACAAAGTACCTTGTGCTCAACCTCTTACTCTTCCCAATGTTGCAGGCATCAAGG AGGAGGAAGCGGAGGGAGCAGTAGGGCCTTATAATCCCCACTTCCGTATAACAATAAATCGAAGTAATCTCCGCCGCAACGTCTTG ACTATCCCTTCAAAATTTGTGAAGTCCAAGTATCTGAATCAGAAAACTAGCGTGACCCTCCGGAATGCTTCTGGAGGTGAATGGCAAGTGAAACTTGCAGCTTATAGAACTGGCTCTAAAGCTGCTTATTATACAAAAGTTGTCATGGCAAAAGGCTGGGGTGACTTTCATATGTCGAATCAGCTCAAGATAGGCGATGTTTGTTTATTTGAACTAGATCGTTCCACTGCTCTTGGAAGTCCCAGTAATGCCGTCATGAATGTTCAAGTCATGTCAAACAATATTCCATCGACTTCCTGA